The Syntrophorhabdales bacterium sequence TTTTGAAGTGGGTGTTTATTGCGCCTATCTCGCGCGCCTTCTCATTCATCATGGTTGCGAAATCTTCTTCGCTTCCCGCAATAGCAAGACCCAGAGTATAGGCCGCATCATTCGCCGATTCAACCATCGTACCACTGATGAGATCTGCGGCGGTGTAGGATTTTCCCGGCGAAAGGTTCAGCTTCGAAGCTGGTATCCTGCGCACACTCGCTGTCGCGGTAATCGGGGTTGAGCCGTCCAGCCTTTCGAGGGCGAGTATTGTGGTCATCACCTTTGTCGTGCTCGCGGGAGGGAGTTCTTCGTGATAATTCTTTCCCGCAAGTACGGCCATGCTTTCCTTTTCTACCAGCAGGTACGAGCGCGCGGAAATCTCGTCGGCTGCAAGCGCTCCGGAATAAAGAAGAGCGATGATGATCATGACAACGGGAACGACCAAAGATTTATGCGTCATCACACCCCCTATAATGTATAGCTGTATCCTCTATTTGTATTGCAGTATATATGCCACCGCTGCCTTTTTCAAGGTCCGAATGAATGAATGTCGCGTGTAAATCGTGTTCACACCGAGACGTCATACCAGTTCGGATTCAAGATGGAGACCGAGGCGGCAGCGAGGAGCTTGCCGGAGGCGTACTCTAGTACGTCGAGGAAAAGCGACGCAGCGACAACGAAAGTATACGCTTGAATCCGAACTGGTATCACTTTTCGAGAGGTTTGACTGCAAAGTTCAGCACAACAGCCTGCACAATATCAAAGAGGATTTCGTCCGAAGAGTCTACGTTCTGCCTTTGGAAATAGGAGGCCGCGGCGGAACGGATGTCGTTGAAGACCTTGAGACAATCCTGCTTCCAGAATGACCTGTCCTCAGCCATGTTTCTCACGGCATCTATGGTCCACTGAGCCGCTTCGGTGTGGGCGGGCGTGACAAACCCATCCATCACATCGCACAATTGGTTGGCAATCTGGCCGGCAGAATACTCTTTGGCATAGTAGTCCACGAGTGCTTTGAATGTGCGGTGTTTTGAGGGATCGCTCAGCATAGCATTGCTCCTCTCAGGGGCTGTGGGGGACCTGCATCAATTCAGGAAGCCGATATTGTCACAACTGACTTTCCTGAAATGAAAACCGCAGATCGCCAGGCCGATAGCAAGGGGCATGAGACGGGGACGTCTGAAGAGTGACCAGATGAGAAGTTTCCAGTACTGATAGCGCTCCTTTTCGGCTATCCCGAGGACAAATACAGATCTCACGAAAGCGACGACGTGACTCAGACGAAAATGGAACAGCTTCTCCTGAGAGGGCGCGTAGTCAGCAAGGAATCCCCTGATGCGCGCATAATAGCATTTCGGAGAATAGATCGTATCGAGGATCTTCTGGTATCCATTGACAAGCAGTTCACGGTTCATCTTAGGAACGAAATTCATCGAGAGATCCATATGATCGCCTGAAATATCATGAAGCAGACGACCCTCCTTCACAAGTCTGTCGTACAACTTTGTCCCGCGCGGCGCATTGAGCAAGCCCACCATTGCAGTGACGATGCCGCTCTCCTGGATGAACTTGGTGAGCCGGTCAAAAATCGATGGCGGATCATTGTCGAAGCCGAGAATAAACCCTGCCTGCACCTGCAACCCCGATTTCTGTATGGTTTTTACGCATGCCATGAGATTGCGGTTCTTGTTCTGGAACTTATTGCACTCGGCGAGACTGGCTTCGTGTGGCGTTTCTATACCGACAAAGACGGTGTCAAACCCTGCGCGCACCATGAGCCGCATCAGCTGCTGGTCATCCGCGAGATTGATCGAGGCTTCCGTTGCAAACGCAAAGGGATAGCCCTTTTCTTTCATCCACGCGCACATGGCAGGCAGTACATCCTTCTTCAGCTTTGCTTTGTTCCCGATAAAGTTGTCATCAACAAAAAAGACGCTCCCCCTCCAGCCGGTCTCGTAGAGACGATCTAATTCCGCGATAATCTGATCCGTACCTTTGGTTCTCGGTTTCTGACCATACAGCACCGTAATGTTACAGAACTCACAGTTGAAGGGGCAGCCGCGAGAATACTGCACGTTCATGGAAGCATAGTTCTTGAGGTTGACCAGCTCCCAGCGCGGTATCGGCGTCTTTTCGATGTCAGCCCAGTCGCCCGATGTGTAGGTGCGCCGGGGTGAGCCTTTTTCAAGGTCTTCCAGGAACAATGGAAGGGTTATCTCGGCCTCATTGAGGACGAGGTGATCGACGTCGGGAAAATCCTCAGGCATTGCCGTAAAGAGAGGCCCGCCCGCAACAGTCTTAACTCCAAGGGCCTTACACCGGGAGATGACCTGCTGAACCGACTCTTTCTGAATACACATTGCGCTGATAAAGACATAATCTGCCCAGCGCAGGTCTTTGTCCTCCAGGAGTCTTGTCTGCATATCGATAAGTCTTGTTTCCCAGTTGCGCGGGAGCAAACCTGCTACCGTGAGTAAGCCGAGCGGCGGTGAGCTGGCCTTTTTTGAGATGAACCTCAGCGCGTATTTGTACGACCAGAATGTGTCGGGATGCTCTGGATAAACCAGCAAAACTTTCTTGCCTGTCATTGCCATGCTCTGTCGTCCTCCAGCAAAACCGGTTTTCAGGCTGTTGTTATAAACCGTGCAGCCCGGAAAGTCCATTATCTTAACCAATGAGAGAGGAAACCAGAAGACGGGGCATTGGACTCGTCGGCTTCGAATAAGTATAGCAGCCTTCAGTCCCTATTTGCACCCTTTTTTTTAAGGCAGGCGGTGACATGCAAAAAATAACGTTCTTCTTGCTGCTGACATTCTGCTTGGTGATGGAAAGATGGAGCAAAGGCGGGAATGGCGCCTCTGCTCCTCATTGTCAATCTACACCGGCAAAACGCCGGCTCTGTTATCAAGGAGAAGATGATGGAGCATACGGACCGGGTTGAGCCGGCGGCGGTGGACTAGGAGCGGGACCTGTGCCTGCCTGCACCTGTACCTTATGTTCGGGTACCCATTTACCATTTACGTATTGACCGGGAACGACTACCCATGTACCCCCTTGAGACTGACTGTGATATTCCGTTGGCGGTGGCGGTGGGGGTGCTGCGTAGGTTCGTCTCGCGGGTGCAGAACCGGGAATCTGATTACCCTTGGCATACATGCATTGCTGATACGCAATATCGTATCGCCTCTGGAGTTGGTACTCAGAGTTCGCGCCGGCGTTACTGCCCATGGCGGTTCCGCCGAGGAGACCCGCTCCACCGCCGATGGCAGCGCCAGCACCCGCGGCGGCCGAGTTGCCTCCTGTGGCGGCGCCAATGGCTAACCCCATCGCAGCCCCGACAGCTGTTCCCACTATTGCTCCTGTGGCCGTATTCTTGTTAGCGGTTTCGCTGGGTGATGCTCCGCCGATGGACTGCTGGGCCCACTGGCGGCACACGGCGTCATCCGCCATGAATACCTCGAAGGGTTTTCCCGGACCCGGAAGCACTGCGACGGTCGGACCTGTGGGCATGGTAGCGCATCCTGAGAGCATTGCGAGAGAACAGATAAGCAGCAAACCTCGTTTCCAGTTCATCGTGTTGTATCCTCCTTTCCCGATTGTGGAGGCGGTGTAGGGATC is a genomic window containing:
- a CDS encoding B12-binding domain-containing radical SAM protein yields the protein MAMTGKKVLLVYPEHPDTFWSYKYALRFISKKASSPPLGLLTVAGLLPRNWETRLIDMQTRLLEDKDLRWADYVFISAMCIQKESVQQVISRCKALGVKTVAGGPLFTAMPEDFPDVDHLVLNEAEITLPLFLEDLEKGSPRRTYTSGDWADIEKTPIPRWELVNLKNYASMNVQYSRGCPFNCEFCNITVLYGQKPRTKGTDQIIAELDRLYETGWRGSVFFVDDNFIGNKAKLKKDVLPAMCAWMKEKGYPFAFATEASINLADDQQLMRLMVRAGFDTVFVGIETPHEASLAECNKFQNKNRNLMACVKTIQKSGLQVQAGFILGFDNDPPSIFDRLTKFIQESGIVTAMVGLLNAPRGTKLYDRLVKEGRLLHDISGDHMDLSMNFVPKMNRELLVNGYQKILDTIYSPKCYYARIRGFLADYAPSQEKLFHFRLSHVVAFVRSVFVLGIAEKERYQYWKLLIWSLFRRPRLMPLAIGLAICGFHFRKVSCDNIGFLN